A stretch of Lepisosteus oculatus isolate fLepOcu1 chromosome 11, fLepOcu1.hap2, whole genome shotgun sequence DNA encodes these proteins:
- the LOC102696645 gene encoding vascular endothelial growth factor C-like — protein sequence MKNYSLAFRLLIKGTSNLCTMWMFSVCLWILNVLPFCLQYESEQEYYQDVEETELGSDLHSQWGTVSTVDELLDLLYPEYGLVQHCLRKKALNTHTSIQEEGDSWGNQKKAALYIADSAFDLILDEMQKTLCTPREVFLDVSKEYPESTTNFYLPRCVSVHRCGGCCKSEALHCVNTSYTYVNKTLIELSMPHMEKTVVMVSFVNHTECECQPKRSPHSVIRRSANTPCPETDSTCAAGLNWNPVTCQCMSDDMSLFSSTEPDPLAEALIDLCGPNKLWSEEHCECVCQNGLTHLSCGEGWRLDEVDCECVCEEQAALEPCPPHQKWDKERCGCVCQADCPKSQPLNPGNCQCECKENANTCLLQGKKFNPETCSCYRLPCRTKNRKCPSGYYYSQYVCHCLPNFMRSYEQY from the exons ATGAAAAATTACTCTCTGGCATTCCGATTGCTGATCAAAGGCACAAGCAACTTATGCACTATGTGGATGTTTTCTGTTTGTCTATGGATTCTCAATGTTTTGCCTTTCTGCCTTCAATATGAGTCTGAACAGGAGTACTATCAGGATGTGGAAGAAACAGAG TTAGGGAGTGATCTGCACAGCCAGTGGGGGACAGTGTCCACTGTAGATGAGCTGCTGGATCTCTTGTATCCAGAGTATGGCCTGGTCCAGCACTGCCTACGCAAGAAGGCACTGAACACGCACACATCAATCCAGGAGGAAGGGGACAGCTGGGGCAATCAAAAAAAGGCAGCACTCTACATCGCAGACAGCGCATTTGACC TTATTTTGGATGAGATGCAGAAGACCTTGTGCACTCCAAGAGAAGTGTTCCTGGATGTTTCTAAAGAATACCCTGAGAGTACCACCAATTTCTACCTGCCTCGCTGTGTCTCTGTGCACCGATGTGGTGGATGCTGCAAAAGTGAAGCCCTCCACTGTGTCAACACCAGCTATACCTATGTCAACAAGACT TTGATTGAACTCTCCATGCCACATATGGAAAAGACAGTTGTTATGGTCAGTTTTGTCAACCACACAGAGTGCGAATGCCAACCCAAGCGATCTCCTCACTCTGTCATCAGGAGGTCAGCCAATACACC ATGTCCTGAGACAGACAGTACCTGTGCCGCTGGTCTAAATTGGAATCCTGTTACTTGCCAGTGCATGTCTGACGACATGAGCCTCTTCTCCTCCACAGAGCCAG ACCCACTGGCTGAGGCTCTCATTGACCTCTGTGGTCCTAACAAACTGTGGAGTGAGGAgcactgtgagtgtgtgtgtcagaatGGGCTAACCCACTTGAGCTGTGGAGAAGGATGGAGGCTTGATGAGGTTGACTGTGAATGTGTCTGTGAAGAACAAGCGGCTTTGGAGCCCTGCCCTCCCCACCAGAAGTGGGACAAAGAGCGCTGTGGATGCGTCTGCCAGGCAGACTGCCCAAAGAGTCAGCCTCTGAACCCCGGGAACTGCCAGTGTGAGTGTAAAGAGAATGCGAACACATGTTTACTGCAAGGGAAGAAGTTCAACCCTGAAACCTGCAG CTGTTACCGGCTACCCTGCAGgacaaaaaacaggaaatgtcCATCTGGATATTATTACAGCCAGTATGTATGTCACTGCTTACCAAACTTCATGAGGTCATATGAGCAGTATTGA